The genomic interval TAAACCAGATGAGCATCAGCGGCCCGAACATCGCGCCGACTTTCGCCGTGCCGACCCGCTGCATCAAGAACAGTCCCACAAGCACAGCCATCGTCACGGGAATCACGAACACGCTAAACCGCGTCGATACCACCTCAAGTCCTTCCATGGCGCCGAGCACAGAAATCGCGGGCGTGATGACGCCGTCGCCGTAGAGGAGCGCGGAGCCAAACAACCCGAGTGCAATCAAGACGAACCGGCGTTTGCGATGGGTGGTGTCCTTGCCGATGATCAGGGCGAGGATTGCCAGAATGCCACCTTCGCCACGGTTGTCGGCGCGCATCACGTAGACGATGTACTTCACGCTCACCACGAGCATCAGCGACCAAACGATGAGCGACAGCACGCCGTACACGTGCGCGGGCGTTGGCGTGATGCCGTACTCCGGCTTGAAGCACTCGCGGAACGCGTAGAGCGGGCTGGTGCCGATATCGCCGTACACCACCCCGAGCGCCGTCAGCGCGAGCACCGCCAGTCGCTTACCGGTGGGGTGCGCCTCGACATGCGCGTGCGTATTGGGGGCCGTTGCGGCGGGGTACGTCCCCGACAATGTCGGGTCGTGAGAGGGAGACACGGTAAAGAGACCGGCGTACGAGTAGGCCAACGGATCGCGCAAAACCCGCGACCCGTTGGAAGAATCTAGTGGGTGTCACAGGCGCGTCCAGCGAACGCCGCGTTCTCCACCCAGGGCATTCTGTCACACCGTACCGGACGAACGGCAAAGAACCTCGCCGGTGCTTGCCCCGCCTACGGGGTTTCCGCCAAGTCGCTCAACTCCCGGGTGGCCCGCTGCAGAATATCGGCCACCTGCTTGGCCAACTGCGCCGTCGCCGGCCGTCGCCACAACAGGCGTGCATATTCGCGGCCGAGCGCGCCCATCGCCTCGTGCGCTGGCCGCACATCGTCACCAAAGATGGTGTTCGACAGTTCGGCCAACCGATGCAATACCTCGTCCACCGTCGAGCGATTCTCATCGAGGTACGCCCGACCCTGATCCGTGATGGCATACACCCGCTTGCCACCCTCCTCGGCGGATGCGACCGCATGGCCCATCTCCTCAAGCAGCGTGAGCGTGGGGTAGACAGTGCCCGGGCTCGGGGCATAGCGCCCGCCTGAGCGCTCCTCGAGTTCCTTGATGATGTCGTAGCCGTGGCGGGGCTTTTCCGAGAGGAGTTGCAGTATGACCAGCTTGAGGTCGCCCTGCTCAAACATCCGCCCGCCCGAACGCGTTCTCGCGCGAAAGCTCCCCAGCCCCCAGGAGAAGGCGCCGCCAGGAGAAGACCACCAGTCACCGCCACGTCCGGCCCATTGCCGGTCGCGAGGGCCACATGTGCCGTGATCGTGGTGTTTCCACATCATTCCTCCTGTGCCGAGTGGTCCGACTTGCCCAGCAAGAGCTGGGGAAAGCTAACTTCGTTATATCTTCAATATATCGCGTCCGATATATCGGACAATCCCCCCCCTTGGTGACGAATCGACCCCCGCCTATGGTAATCCTTTAGGCGGAGCAGGCTGTCCTATTGGATGAGCCCTGAGCTCCGCACCGAGACCCCCCGATGCAACTGCTGTTCGACGAACGCTTCAAAACCCCACGCCCCCTCCTCGGGGCGGTGATCAGCGCGGCCACGCACGTCGCGCTCATTGCGATCGTGGCGATCGGTGGGCGTCGCTACGCCAGCGACATTGCCGATGTCATGCAACAGACGGTGCGTTTTCTCGTGCCGGCCGACCGCATTTCGCGCCCCGTGGAAACCCAGCTGAAATACGCGGGTTCTCCAGGCAACGACGCAAAGTCTGGCCTGCGACCGCCCGAGCACATCACGCGGACCACGTCTTCGACCGCCTTCGCGCAGCCCCAAGCGGCGAGCCAAGGCGACGACGCAAGGACAAGCTTGGCTGTCGCCGAGCCCACCGCGGAAGAAAATGCGTACAGTGTGCTCGACGTGGATTCTGCGGCTGTGCGCGACCCCGCGAGTGCGGCGCCGTCGTATCCGGAAACCTTGATGGCGCAGAACGTGGAAGGGTCAGCGACCATGCGTTTTGTGGTGGACACCACAGGCTACGTGGATATGGCCACCGTAAAGGAAATTCGCACGACGCACCCGCTCTTTGCCAAGGCAGTGCGCGACGTGATGCCCCGCATGCGATTCCGCCCGGCGCTCGCCGGCAACCGCGCCGTACGCCAGCTCGCAGAACAGGAGTTCAAGTTCCTCCTGCAGCGTGCAGTCGCGAAGAAGCCCCAGTAGCACGAGGGTATGCGAGATAGAAAGAGGCGGCGTGCATTGCACGCCGCCTCTTTTCGTACCGTCTATCGTACGGTGGCGACTTACTCGTAGCGCAGCGCGACGATCGGATCGAGTCCGGCGGCCCGACGTGCGGGGTATACGCCGAACACCACGCCGACGAACGCCGAGAAACCGAACGCGATGGCAATGGAGGACGCGCCCACTTCAGTGCTCCACCCCATAATGCGGGTGAAGATCGTGGCACCGCCCGCGCCAACGCCGATACCGATCATGCCGCCCAAGAGGCAGAGCACGACGGCCTCAATCAGGAACTGGAACAGAATATTGAGCTTGGTGGCGCCGAGTGCCTTGCGAATGCCAATCTCACGCGTGCGCTCGGTGACCGAGACGAGCATGATGTTCATAATGCCGATGCCGCCCACGAGCAGCGACACGGCGGCAATCCCGGCGAGGAGCAAGCTGAACACCTGCGTGGTTTCGCCGAGCGTGTTCAAGAAGTCCGACTGGTTGCGGATCTGAAAGTCGTCATCTCGACCAGGGCGTAGTTTGTGTTCGCGCCGCAGGATCTTCTGGATGTCGGCCATCGTTTCTGGGATGTCTTCTTCCGTCGGCGCGAGCACGCTGATGGCGCGCACGCGATTCGATCCCAAGACGCGGAACCGAGCCGTGGTAATCGGAATGAGAATTTGGTCGTCGGGGTTTTGGAACGCCGAGGCCTGTCCCTTGCTCTTGAAGACGCCGACCACGGTGAACTGAATGCCGCGCACACGGATCGTTTCGCCAACGATCCCTACGGCAGACTGCACCCCGAGATTTTCGACGACGGTCGGGCCGACCACCGCCACGCGCTGGCGCGTCTGGTCTTCGGCGTTCGTGAAGAACCGTCCTTCTTGCATCTCGTACTTCCGGACCGCTGGATAGTTGGCGGTCGTGCCGACGATCTGCGTATTCGTGTTTTTGTTGAGGTACTGCACCTGCAGACTGCCCGACATTTCCGGCTGCACCGCCGCGATGTGCGTGCCACGATCGGCGAGCGCCTGCGCGTCGTCGATGATTAAGCGGGCACCGCCGCCACCAGTCCGCACGCCACCCATCTGCGACTGCCCGGGATTGACGGTGAGCAACGTGGTGCCAAGGGCCGCAATGCGGTCGTTGACCTGTTTTTGCGCGCCCTTACCGAGCGCCACCACCGCGATCACCGCCGCCACGCCGATCACGATGCCGAGCATCGTGAGTAGCGAGCGCAGCTTGTTCGCGCGGAGGGCGCCCAGTGCGACGCGAACGGTTTCGCCAATCAGCATTGGCTAGTTCCCTCGTCCGCCGCCACGACCACCACCGCCACCACCGGCCGGGCTGCCACCGAGCGGACTGCCCGTCATGGACTTCATGCGGTCATTCTGCTCCTGACGCTTGGCCTGTAGTGCCGCGGCGCTGAGCATCGCGACCTTGTCGCCTTCGGCAAGACCGTCAATCACTTCGGTGTAGTCGTAGTTGGCGACGCCAAGGCGCAGCACCTTCGGCTCCCACGTCGTGCCCTTCTGTACGAACACGAGGCCGGACCGGCTACGGCTTCTCCCGCCGCTGCCACCGCCACCGCCCATGCCACCCATTCCACTCTGGCCATTGCCGCCGCCGCTGTTGTCGCGGCGATTCGGGAATGCCGTCGGTCGGCCGGTGCCGCCGGCCGCACCGGCAGTGGCGCCTGCGCCACCGCGGCTGTTGTTGCCGCCACCCATCGCGCTCATCCCGCCGCGTCCGCCACCCATCTGGCCGCCACCCATCTGGCCGCCACCCATCTGGCCGCCACCCATCTGGCCGCCACCCTGTCCGCCGCCATTCCGGAAGCGGCAGGCGCGCACGACGTTGGCATCCATACCGAGCGACTTGTACACCTCTTCGCTCTGCTTGCGCAGCGCGTCACGATCTGCGTTCGGATCACGCATCTGCTCGCGGATCGCATCGAGCTTCTTCTGCGTGTCCGGCTTCTTCGCCATCGCGTCGTCAACCTTTTTGCAGTCGGCGTCGCTCACCTGCGGCATGTTGAAGCCACCGCGCCCGCCCTGTCCGCCCATGCCACGGCGATCACCCTGATCACCCTGAAGAGGGAAGGCCAGTTCGCCGCGCGACTGCTGCGTCTTGGTGGCGGCACCCGCCGGCGCGCCGGTCGGTGCCGACGTGCTGTTGCTGTTGCCACCGCGACCGCCCTGGCCACCCTGGCCGCCACGACCACCGAATCCGCCACCCATCGCGTTGCGCAACTGCGCCTGCACGCTGTCGGGGTTCAAGCCGAGCAGCGTCGCGGCCTGGCGCGCTTCACGTGTGGAACGAATGGCGTCGTTCGGCACCGCGATGGCGCCGAGACGTTCGTCGGTAAGCACCTGCACTTCGCCGTTCATGCCGGGCTTGAGCAACCCTTCGCTGTTGTCGAGCGAAATGAGCACTGGAAACATCGTCACGTTCTGCTGTACGGTCGCCTGCGGCTCGATCTTCTCCACCACGCCGCGGAACGGGCGGTCCGGGAAGGCGTCCACGGTGACCTGCGCTGGCTGGCCGGGCTTCACGGCACCAATGTCCGTTTCGTTCACGAGTGCGCGCGAGCGCACCTTGGTGAGGTCGGCCATCGTCGCAATGACGCTGCCGCCGCTCACCGACTGTCCGCCGGCCTGAATGACCTGTCCCACCGACACCGGCTTCGTGATGATCGTGCCTTCGATGGATGCCACGACGCGCGCATCCTTGAGCTTCTGCGCGGCGAGGTCGAGGCTCGACTGACTCCGAACGAGCGTCGCCTGCGCGTTCGCAAAACCCGTTTGCGCCGACTCGAGGTCGGGGCGCGTGATGATGCGATCCTTGAACAGCGTTTCCTGACGCTTGAGCTGCGCCGAGGCGACGTCGAAGTTCGACTTCGACGCGGCCAAGTCGGCGGTCGACTGGCGGAAGGAGGTCGTGAGGTCGGTCGTATCGATCTGCACGATGAGATCGCCAGGCTTCACGTAGCTGCCGATTTCGATCGGCATCTTCATGACCTGGCCCGAGGCGGTCTTGGACTTCACCTCGATCACGTTGATCGGTTCGATGATGCCCGTGGCCTCAGCGGTCACGATGATGTCGCGACGCTGAATGGTGGCGGTGGGAATCGTGACGACTTTGGTATCGGTCTTGGCGCACGCCGCGGCGACGCTGACGAGGGCGAGCAGCAAAATCTTGCGGGTCACTGCGAACTCCGGATGGAGGCGATGGGTCGGGTGCATGTTGGTCACGGCCTTACTTGAGGTCGCGGCCAATGAGCGCTTCGATCTGCGCCTTGGCGCTGCGCGCGTTGAGGCGCGCCGTGATGAGACTGAGGCGGGCGTTGTCGAGCTGAGACTGCACCGTCAGCACATCAAGCGCCTGCTTGGTGCCGAGGTTGTACTGCTGCTGCACGACGCGAAGGTTTTCCTCGGACGCAGAGATCTGCAGCTTGTTGAGTTCGATCGATTGCACGGCTGTCCGATAGCTGTTCAGCTGCGTGGTGAGATTCTGCACGGCGGCGAGGCGCGCGTCCCGCAGGTTCGCCAGCGCGTTTTCTTCGCTGATCTTGGCGTTGGCGAGCGTCGCTTCGCGGTTGTAGCCGTTGAAGACGTTGTACGACACCGAGAAGCCAAGCGCGGTGCTCTTGCTGCTCAGCCCGTCGCCGAAATCGAACCCCTTGGAACCTTCGGGCGTCCAGCTGTACGAGCCGGTCATGGCGATCTGCGGCATGTACGGCGCCGTGGCGGCCTTGTGCGTGGCGCCGGCGGCGGTGAGCGTCGCTTGCGACTGCCGGATGGCCGGGCCATCGGCGGCAATGCGCGTCAGTTCGTCTTCGCCCACGTTGATCACCCCGACGTCCGACGTATCGGCGATCACCGCGGTGACGAGCGTGGCGGACCCCACGAGGCGGGTGAGCGCGGCGTTGGCGTTGCCCAGCCCGTTCTGCGCATTCAAGATGGCGAGCTTTGCCTGCCCGACGGCCACCGCCGCGGAGAGCGAGTCGGAGCGCGTTGCCGTACCGGCCATCATTTTGGTGCTGGCCACCACGAGTTGCTGCTGCGCCTGCTCCAGCTGACGGTGCGCGGCCGCGTCTTGTTCACGCGCGGCCAGCACGGCGAAGTACTGCGTTTTGACGTTCAACGCCGTCTGATAACGCTGAAGCGTTTCGTTCGCCTCGTTGGCGGAGCGATTCGACTCAGCGGCCCGCAGGTTGTAATAGCGCTGCCCGCCATCCCACACGGTGAGGCTGGAGCTGAGGCCGCGCGAATACGACCATGGGGTGCCACTGAACCCGAGCGGGACGCCGTTGATCAACTGCGTCCCGCCGCGCTGGTTGGCGGTTGCCGACAGCGCCAACGATGGCAGATACCCCAGCGTCGTCTGCTTGATAGAAACGTCGCTCGTGCGAACGCTGTTGCGCGCGAGCACGACGCTCGGCGCATTCTGCTGCGCGTCGTGCACGGCTTCGTCGAGCGAGATGGCGCGCGCGGTGCCGCCCTGCGCTACGCCCATGGACGGCGCTGCGGCAAT from Gemmatimonadota bacterium carries:
- a CDS encoding efflux RND transporter periplasmic adaptor subunit, whose protein sequence is MTRKILLLALVSVAAACAKTDTKVVTIPTATIQRRDIIVTAEATGIIEPINVIEVKSKTASGQVMKMPIEIGSYVKPGDLIVQIDTTDLTTSFRQSTADLAASKSNFDVASAQLKRQETLFKDRIITRPDLESAQTGFANAQATLVRSQSSLDLAAQKLKDARVVASIEGTIITKPVSVGQVIQAGGQSVSGGSVIATMADLTKVRSRALVNETDIGAVKPGQPAQVTVDAFPDRPFRGVVEKIEPQATVQQNVTMFPVLISLDNSEGLLKPGMNGEVQVLTDERLGAIAVPNDAIRSTREARQAATLLGLNPDSVQAQLRNAMGGGFGGRGGQGGQGGRGGNSNSTSAPTGAPAGAATKTQQSRGELAFPLQGDQGDRRGMGGQGGRGGFNMPQVSDADCKKVDDAMAKKPDTQKKLDAIREQMRDPNADRDALRKQSEEVYKSLGMDANVVRACRFRNGGGQGGGQMGGGQMGGGQMGGGQMGGGRGGMSAMGGGNNSRGGAGATAGAAGGTGRPTAFPNRRDNSGGGNGQSGMGGMGGGGGSGGRSRSRSGLVFVQKGTTWEPKVLRLGVANYDYTEVIDGLAEGDKVAMLSAAALQAKRQEQNDRMKSMTGSPLGGSPAGGGGGGRGGGRGN
- a CDS encoding TolC family protein encodes the protein MRVGFLCVATCVAIAAAPSMGVAQGGTARAISLDEAVHDAQQNAPSVVLARNSVRTSDVSIKQTTLGYLPSLALSATANQRGGTQLINGVPLGFSGTPWSYSRGLSSSLTVWDGGQRYYNLRAAESNRSANEANETLQRYQTALNVKTQYFAVLAAREQDAAAHRQLEQAQQQLVVASTKMMAGTATRSDSLSAAVAVGQAKLAILNAQNGLGNANAALTRLVGSATLVTAVIADTSDVGVINVGEDELTRIAADGPAIRQSQATLTAAGATHKAATAPYMPQIAMTGSYSWTPEGSKGFDFGDGLSSKSTALGFSVSYNVFNGYNREATLANAKISEENALANLRDARLAAVQNLTTQLNSYRTAVQSIELNKLQISASEENLRVVQQQYNLGTKQALDVLTVQSQLDNARLSLITARLNARSAKAQIEALIGRDLK
- a CDS encoding PadR family transcriptional regulator, with protein sequence MMWKHHDHGTCGPRDRQWAGRGGDWWSSPGGAFSWGLGSFRARTRSGGRMFEQGDLKLVILQLLSEKPRHGYDIIKELEERSGGRYAPSPGTVYPTLTLLEEMGHAVASAEEGGKRVYAITDQGRAYLDENRSTVDEVLHRLAELSNTIFGDDVRPAHEAMGALGREYARLLWRRPATAQLAKQVADILQRATRELSDLAETP
- a CDS encoding TonB family protein; the encoded protein is MQLLFDERFKTPRPLLGAVISAATHVALIAIVAIGGRRYASDIADVMQQTVRFLVPADRISRPVETQLKYAGSPGNDAKSGLRPPEHITRTTSSTAFAQPQAASQGDDARTSLAVAEPTAEENAYSVLDVDSAAVRDPASAAPSYPETLMAQNVEGSATMRFVVDTTGYVDMATVKEIRTTHPLFAKAVRDVMPRMRFRPALAGNRAVRQLAEQEFKFLLQRAVAKKPQ
- a CDS encoding ABC transporter permease; amino-acid sequence: MLIGETVRVALGALRANKLRSLLTMLGIVIGVAAVIAVVALGKGAQKQVNDRIAALGTTLLTVNPGQSQMGGVRTGGGGARLIIDDAQALADRGTHIAAVQPEMSGSLQVQYLNKNTNTQIVGTTANYPAVRKYEMQEGRFFTNAEDQTRQRVAVVGPTVVENLGVQSAVGIVGETIRVRGIQFTVVGVFKSKGQASAFQNPDDQILIPITTARFRVLGSNRVRAISVLAPTEEDIPETMADIQKILRREHKLRPGRDDDFQIRNQSDFLNTLGETTQVFSLLLAGIAAVSLLVGGIGIMNIMLVSVTERTREIGIRKALGATKLNILFQFLIEAVVLCLLGGMIGIGVGAGGATIFTRIMGWSTEVGASSIAIAFGFSAFVGVVFGVYPARRAAGLDPIVALRYE